One Defluviitoga tunisiensis genomic window carries:
- the tilS gene encoding tRNA lysidine(34) synthetase TilS, whose translation MVLQDFEKKIFKFIKDYKIFNKYDKILLGVSGGKDSISLLNCMSKLSHIYELELSVAHLNHGMREEAGRDEDFVRQICKKLNVPFFVEKKEVFKYASEKKVGVEVAGRDLRYDFFFRTLKELNYDKIATAHHMDDLAETIIYRIIRGTGIYGLAGMVPLEGVLAKPMLCVSLEEIENYVTINNIPYVEDKYNYSLEYSRNKIRYEISPKMKEINPSFQKSFFRLASTVWEYRDEVEKKFNERVHKTDENSYKIKLENDFFDSEVLRLTFLKFQKYPPNMEETKKVLLMKNKGYRNLKGLKIVKEKDFLIVTKDNNAA comes from the coding sequence ATGGTTCTTCAAGATTTTGAAAAAAAGATTTTTAAATTTATCAAAGACTATAAAATTTTTAACAAATATGATAAAATATTACTAGGCGTATCTGGAGGTAAAGATTCTATATCTTTACTCAATTGTATGTCAAAATTATCGCATATTTATGAACTTGAATTATCTGTAGCTCATTTAAATCACGGAATGCGAGAAGAAGCAGGCCGTGATGAAGATTTTGTGAGGCAAATATGTAAAAAATTAAATGTTCCTTTCTTTGTAGAAAAAAAAGAAGTTTTTAAATATGCATCCGAAAAGAAAGTTGGTGTTGAGGTAGCAGGAAGGGACTTAAGATATGACTTTTTTTTCAGAACATTAAAAGAGCTGAATTACGATAAGATCGCAACAGCTCATCATATGGATGATCTTGCAGAAACAATAATTTATAGAATAATTCGTGGAACAGGTATATATGGATTAGCAGGCATGGTTCCGTTAGAAGGCGTATTAGCTAAGCCTATGTTGTGTGTAAGTTTGGAAGAAATAGAAAATTATGTTACAATAAATAATATCCCATATGTAGAAGATAAATATAATTATTCACTTGAGTATTCAAGAAATAAAATCAGGTATGAAATATCTCCAAAAATGAAAGAAATAAACCCAAGTTTTCAAAAAAGTTTTTTTAGACTTGCTAGTACAGTGTGGGAATATCGAGATGAAGTTGAAAAAAAGTTCAATGAACGAGTTCATAAAACAGATGAAAACAGTTATAAAATTAAGCTAGAAAACGATTTTTTTGATTCGGAAGTTTTAAGATTGACTTTTTTAAAATTTCAAAAATATCCTCCCAATATGGAGGAAACTAAGAAAGTGTTACTTATGAAAAACAAAGGTTATAGAAATTTAAAAGGTTTGAAAATTGTTAAAGAAAAAGACTTTTTAATAGTAACAAAAGATAATAATGCAGCATAA
- the ftsH gene encoding ATP-dependent zinc metalloprotease FtsH: protein MYTIIALFIYLGISSLLNTQDVTKIEYSELVQMVENNEILSIEIDDSGYIRAKSKDGIFYKTYAPSLLVDQQYVYGLANQGIEIKYVKSFGNSWWVTLLTIFLPLVIFIIMINFMLRPAKGSANEGMTFIRSPAKKYAGSKSKVTFDDVAGVKEAKEELEDIIKYLKDPKAFTKLGARMPKGVLLVGPPGTGKTLLARAVAGEANVPFFYISGSDFVELFVGVGAARVRDLFNQAKANAPAIIFIDEIDAVGRQRGAGLGGGHDEREQTLNAILVEMDGFEPNSGVVVMAATNRPDVLDKALLRPGRFDKKVVVDIPDVEGRKDILKIHFRGKKVAPDVDLEVLARATPGFVGADLENLVNEAALLAARSGDKYITMAHCEEAIERVIAGPERKTRILSQEEKEVVAYHELGHAILATFLPNSDPVHKVTIIPRGYAALGYTLQLPTEDKYLISKSEILDDLVVLLGGRAAEEIVFKDITTGAENDLKRATQIARKVVAELGMSEKIGPVSWSDESEETFLARELFQEVNYSDETAKEIDLEIKRLINESYEKAKTMLLEQKEKLDLIANYLLDKETISGEELKNLLDKDVNELKTLIDSLLNPKSPEYERVPHYEYFIRKNKFIEG from the coding sequence ATGTACACAATAATAGCTCTTTTTATATATCTTGGAATCAGTAGCCTTTTGAATACTCAAGATGTTACAAAAATTGAGTATAGTGAGCTTGTTCAGATGGTAGAAAATAATGAAATCTTATCCATTGAAATTGATGATTCTGGATATATAAGGGCTAAAAGTAAAGACGGTATTTTCTATAAGACTTATGCACCAAGTCTTTTAGTTGATCAACAATATGTTTATGGATTAGCAAACCAAGGTATAGAAATAAAATACGTAAAAAGTTTTGGTAATAGTTGGTGGGTTACTTTACTAACTATATTTTTACCGTTAGTTATTTTTATAATTATGATTAACTTCATGCTTCGACCTGCTAAAGGTTCTGCTAATGAAGGTATGACTTTTATCAGAAGTCCTGCAAAAAAATATGCAGGATCAAAGAGTAAAGTAACGTTTGATGATGTTGCGGGAGTAAAAGAAGCAAAAGAAGAGCTTGAAGACATTATTAAATATTTAAAGGATCCAAAGGCATTTACTAAGTTAGGAGCAAGAATGCCAAAAGGCGTGTTATTAGTTGGACCACCAGGTACTGGAAAAACATTGCTTGCTAGAGCTGTTGCTGGTGAAGCAAATGTTCCTTTCTTTTACATAAGTGGTTCTGATTTTGTTGAACTTTTTGTAGGAGTCGGTGCAGCTAGGGTTAGGGATCTTTTCAATCAAGCCAAAGCCAATGCCCCAGCTATTATATTTATTGACGAAATAGATGCTGTTGGTAGACAAAGAGGAGCAGGGCTAGGAGGCGGTCATGATGAGAGGGAACAAACCTTAAACGCAATATTAGTTGAAATGGATGGATTTGAACCTAATAGTGGTGTGGTAGTCATGGCAGCTACAAACAGGCCTGATGTATTAGATAAAGCTCTATTGCGGCCAGGAAGATTTGACAAAAAAGTCGTTGTAGATATACCAGATGTTGAAGGAAGAAAAGACATATTAAAGATACACTTTAGAGGAAAGAAAGTTGCTCCAGATGTTGATTTAGAAGTTCTGGCTAGAGCAACGCCTGGTTTTGTAGGTGCGGATCTAGAAAATTTAGTTAATGAAGCTGCACTTTTAGCTGCTCGAAGTGGAGATAAATATATAACTATGGCTCATTGTGAAGAGGCTATTGAGAGGGTTATTGCTGGACCTGAGAGAAAAACGAGGATTTTGTCTCAAGAAGAGAAAGAGGTAGTTGCATATCATGAACTTGGTCATGCAATCTTAGCGACTTTTCTTCCTAATTCAGATCCTGTTCATAAGGTTACAATAATTCCGCGAGGTTATGCAGCTTTAGGATATACTCTACAGTTACCTACTGAAGATAAATATTTGATTAGTAAGTCTGAAATTTTAGATGATCTTGTAGTGTTGTTGGGAGGACGGGCAGCTGAAGAAATTGTATTTAAAGATATTACAACAGGAGCAGAAAATGACCTTAAAAGGGCTACCCAAATAGCTAGGAAGGTTGTTGCCGAATTAGGTATGAGCGAAAAGATAGGGCCTGTTTCGTGGAGTGATGAAAGCGAAGAGACATTCTTAGCTAGAGAGTTATTTCAAGAGGTAAACTATTCTGATGAAACAGCAAAAGAAATAGATCTTGAAATTAAAAGGTTAATAAACGAAAGCTATGAAAAGGCTAAAACTATGTTGTTAGAGCAAAAAGAAAAATTAGATTTAATTGCGAATTATTTGCTAGACAAAGAAACAATTTCTGGTGAAGAGTTGAAAAACCTACTTGATAAAGATGTAAATGAACTAAAGACTTTGATAGATAGTTTGTTGAATCCAAAATCACCAGAATATGAAAGGGTGCCTCATTATGAATACTTCATTAGAAAAAATAAGTTCATTGAAGGGTAA
- a CDS encoding thioesterase family protein, with the protein MNTSLEKISSLKGKEFNYSFKVRDDAYIWSEDSDVIDFYILSPVSLLEEIQKCCYDILRGYLDNSFVSVVSYSKIEHISFTPYSFKVFIKIKVTEVIENRVYFSGEVYDEIEKVAQFEVVRNIVSKKILKKNINEKINCTNLSEI; encoded by the coding sequence ATGAATACTTCATTAGAAAAAATAAGTTCATTGAAGGGTAAAGAATTTAATTACTCATTTAAGGTTAGAGATGATGCTTATATCTGGTCTGAAGATAGTGATGTGATTGACTTTTACATTCTGAGCCCTGTATCTCTCTTAGAAGAGATACAGAAATGTTGTTATGATATCCTTAGAGGATATTTAGACAATAGTTTTGTATCTGTAGTTTCATATAGTAAGATAGAGCATATTTCATTCACTCCTTATTCTTTTAAGGTGTTCATAAAAATAAAAGTTACTGAAGTAATCGAAAATAGGGTTTATTTTTCTGGTGAAGTTTATGATGAAATAGAAAAGGTTGCTCAGTTTGAGGTAGTAAGAAATATAGTCTCTAAAAAGATATTAAAAAAGAACATAAATGAGAAGATTAATTGTACAAACTTATCAGAGATCTAG
- a CDS encoding response regulator transcription factor gives MAKKTIMIVEDDPAISEMLSLNLTKEGYEVVTAISADEALKKLEEKDVDFFIIDIMLPGSMDGFDLIRVLKSNENYRTTPVLILSAKDDAADKVAGLELGSDDYVTKPFNVRELLARIKSIFRRQAASAQMKEEGPKKITAKDLVIDTERLEVWVRNQPVSLTPLEFDLLVFLAKNEGKVFSRDVLLDKLWGYDYYGDTRTVDVHIRRLRTKIEEDPSNPKYIITVRGKGYKFRDPGKEREF, from the coding sequence TTGGCAAAAAAGACCATTATGATTGTCGAAGACGATCCTGCGATCTCTGAAATGTTATCCTTAAATTTAACAAAGGAAGGTTATGAAGTAGTAACAGCCATTTCCGCTGACGAGGCATTAAAGAAATTGGAGGAAAAGGACGTCGACTTCTTTATCATCGATATTATGTTACCGGGTTCAATGGATGGATTTGATTTGATTAGAGTATTAAAATCCAATGAAAATTATCGTACCACCCCTGTACTCATATTAAGTGCTAAAGATGATGCGGCTGATAAAGTTGCTGGTTTAGAACTGGGCAGCGACGATTATGTGACTAAACCTTTCAATGTAAGAGAACTTCTTGCAAGGATAAAAAGTATATTTAGAAGACAAGCCGCTTCTGCTCAAATGAAAGAAGAAGGTCCAAAAAAGATTACAGCAAAAGATTTAGTAATCGATACAGAAAGATTGGAAGTTTGGGTAAGAAATCAACCAGTGAGTTTAACACCGCTAGAATTTGATTTACTTGTATTCCTTGCAAAAAATGAAGGAAAGGTTTTCAGCCGAGATGTATTACTAGATAAATTGTGGGGTTATGATTATTATGGAGATACCCGAACAGTTGATGTCCATATAAGAAGGTTAAGAACCAAAATTGAAGAAGATCCTTCTAATCCAAAATACATAATAACAGTCAGAGGAAAAGGCTATAAGTTCAGAGATCCTGGAAAAGAAAGAGAGTTTTAA
- a CDS encoding sensor histidine kinase, giving the protein MEEIYIFVIVLLSILNVITLYLYFKKRKNEKSYKKFKDEIAKILNININNPLDDFLLHQLNHHINSLEEKYKLEKYKRRNIFSILDTLSEGVILVSSKGPDIARIDFANNVARYLFNSEDYVGRSLTAVIDNHNLVDLVIQSFKENEDLEEDILFYYPEKRFFNCKVKSINVENYRVIILADITKEINLENLRKEFLTIMSHEMRTPLSVINGYLEILLNEKGLDPKIHSYLRKIEEETARLTRMFNDLLDIQRLEKAVGEEKKFERLNFSDTVKKAYDFFKIVAKKANIEFIAEIEDGIYILGNEDRLLQAVYNILDNAFKYTALKEKGDKKVWLRLYTENNEVIFEVEDSGIGIPSKELKKIFNIFYRVDKSRTRQVPGFGLGLYIVKTILDNHGARVFLDSEENNGTLFRVIFPVHSDNIYEREI; this is encoded by the coding sequence TTGGAGGAAATTTACATATTTGTCATAGTTTTACTAAGCATTCTAAACGTTATCACATTATATCTTTATTTTAAAAAAAGAAAAAATGAAAAATCATATAAAAAATTCAAGGATGAGATTGCTAAAATTCTAAACATAAATATAAACAATCCTTTGGATGATTTTTTGTTGCATCAACTTAACCACCACATCAATTCCTTAGAAGAAAAATATAAATTAGAAAAGTATAAAAGAAGAAACATTTTTTCAATACTTGATACCCTTTCCGAAGGAGTAATATTAGTATCTTCTAAGGGTCCTGATATTGCAAGAATAGACTTTGCAAATAATGTTGCAAGATATCTTTTTAATAGTGAGGATTATGTAGGAAGGTCATTAACTGCTGTTATAGACAACCATAATCTAGTTGATTTAGTGATCCAAAGTTTTAAGGAAAATGAAGATTTAGAAGAAGACATTTTGTTTTATTACCCAGAAAAAAGATTTTTTAATTGTAAAGTAAAATCTATTAACGTAGAGAATTATCGCGTTATAATATTAGCGGACATTACTAAAGAGATTAATTTAGAGAATCTCAGGAAAGAATTTTTGACTATTATGTCTCATGAGATGAGAACTCCGCTATCTGTAATAAATGGATATTTGGAAATTTTGTTGAATGAAAAAGGTTTAGACCCAAAGATTCATTCCTATTTAAGAAAAATAGAAGAAGAAACGGCTCGATTAACTAGAATGTTTAACGATCTTTTAGATATTCAAAGATTAGAAAAGGCTGTTGGAGAAGAAAAAAAGTTTGAGAGGCTTAATTTTTCAGATACCGTTAAAAAGGCATATGACTTTTTTAAAATAGTTGCTAAAAAAGCTAATATTGAATTCATTGCAGAAATTGAAGATGGCATATACATTTTAGGCAATGAAGATAGGTTGCTACAGGCTGTATACAATATTTTAGATAATGCTTTTAAATATACGGCGTTAAAAGAAAAAGGCGATAAAAAAGTTTGGTTGAGATTATACACAGAAAATAACGAGGTAATATTTGAAGTTGAGGACAGTGGAATAGGAATTCCATCAAAAGAATTGAAAAAGATATTTAATATTTTCTATAGAGTTGATAAATCACGAACTAGACAAGTACCAGGGTTTGGATTAGGGCTATACATAGTAAAGACCATTTTAGATAATCATGGGGCTAGAGTGTTTTTGGACAGTGAAGAAAACAATGGAACTTTATTTAGAGTGATCTTCCCTGTTCATTCAGATAATATTTATGAAAGGGAGATATGA
- a CDS encoding thymidine phosphorylase: protein MRPYDIIKKKRDGGVNTKEEIEYMINGYLNEEIPDYQVAAWLMAIFFRHMQEEESYNLAEIMLKSGDTIDLSEIKGKKIDKHSTGGVGDKTTIAIAPMVASLGLKVAKLSGRSLGHTGGTIDKLEAIPGFKTDLQVKDFYRIANEVGIVVAGQTANIAPADKKIYALRDATATVEELSLIASSIMSKKLAVLSDGIVLDVKVGSGAFMKDIDEAKELAVIMLAIAKRHKRSAKALITNMNQPLGETVGNSLEVLEAVNTVKGNGPKDFTKLCIEISSHMADLSGIISYQEAKKKLVENIKNGVVSRKMKEWIKAQGGNEEVVDHPSNVLNISKEIIDFKADRAGYITYIDTEKVGMASMYLGAGRQKKEDSIDLSVGLKILKKLGDKVQDGETIARLFVSENSNVEFALDLLRQAYSIQKEASLNICNDIIFDVLE from the coding sequence TTGAGACCATACGATATTATTAAGAAAAAACGCGATGGTGGAGTGAATACAAAAGAAGAGATTGAGTATATGATTAATGGATATTTAAATGAAGAGATACCAGATTATCAAGTTGCTGCGTGGCTGATGGCAATTTTTTTCAGGCATATGCAGGAGGAAGAAAGCTATAACCTTGCTGAAATAATGCTTAAAAGTGGAGATACGATTGATCTTTCTGAAATCAAAGGAAAAAAGATTGACAAACATTCTACAGGTGGGGTAGGAGATAAAACTACGATAGCTATTGCCCCAATGGTAGCCTCTTTAGGCTTGAAAGTTGCAAAGCTATCAGGAAGATCTTTAGGTCATACTGGAGGAACAATAGACAAATTAGAAGCCATTCCTGGTTTTAAGACAGATTTACAAGTAAAAGATTTTTATAGAATTGCAAATGAAGTTGGGATAGTGGTAGCAGGTCAAACCGCCAATATCGCACCAGCAGATAAAAAAATATATGCTTTACGAGATGCAACCGCAACAGTCGAAGAACTTTCATTAATTGCATCAAGTATAATGAGTAAGAAACTAGCTGTATTAAGTGATGGAATTGTATTAGATGTGAAAGTAGGTTCAGGGGCTTTCATGAAAGATATTGATGAAGCTAAAGAACTAGCAGTAATTATGTTGGCTATAGCAAAGAGACACAAAAGAAGTGCAAAAGCCTTAATTACGAATATGAATCAGCCTTTAGGCGAAACTGTGGGAAATTCTTTAGAGGTATTAGAAGCAGTGAATACTGTTAAAGGTAATGGACCAAAAGATTTTACAAAACTATGTATCGAAATTTCTTCACATATGGCAGATTTGTCTGGTATAATATCTTATCAAGAAGCTAAGAAAAAGTTAGTTGAAAACATAAAAAATGGTGTTGTTTCTAGAAAAATGAAAGAATGGATAAAAGCTCAGGGAGGAAATGAAGAAGTTGTTGATCATCCTAGCAATGTTTTAAATATTTCCAAAGAAATTATAGATTTTAAAGCAGACAGAGCGGGATATATTACCTATATTGACACAGAAAAAGTTGGAATGGCGTCTATGTATCTAGGTGCTGGTAGGCAAAAGAAGGAAGATTCAATAGACTTATCAGTTGGACTGAAGATCCTAAAAAAATTAGGAGACAAAGTACAAGACGGAGAAACTATCGCAAGGTTGTTTGTTTCTGAAAATAGTAATGTGGAATTTGCATTAGACTTATTGAGACAAGCTTACTCAATTCAAAAAGAAGCCTCTTTGAACATTTGTAATGACATAATATTTGATGTACTAGAATAG
- a CDS encoding phosphodiester glycosidase family protein, with amino-acid sequence MEKIISILLFLLLVTNIFAAQAVFISQSKTPIYIDAIKNQAYYYINVDELAKYDSMVINKTSRIIYVIYKKDVLEISLNDYYSKINFIDKYNDSVISMNGKVYIRNDVLASFLKLQYFENYDNIFFFSSLPQITELKVLTNEISVTFDSYLNELSINLNKISDAGDYLLTIKPVAPVTKIPSNADCTYSNNTFYLRFRSDLKYSLNIEGKSLQVKLNGKTTEDSKQTTQQVVVPKTKDGISYSERIETFNEQRIKIYQLSVDPKKYKLKVDLNNLGTYSNVSTFLKKENPIFSVNASFFDTQTLEPIGNIISEGELLHLSSYSRPALFINDKNEVDIDYVKLEYQIEIEGLLFWVKSINSNWKGDVKLYTNHYKGKIEESEDAYIFLLFNEKNQLISKGKTTPKEGEKLVLIDKKYEKYLSKITTGSKISFLLKKSENIIGNPILLLEGGPILLYPNFTQEQYESEKRSYSNGIIYGKTSRTLVAIDQKDIITFMVIEGYDNPESGLTYDEVRKFLLNIGSYEKAMLLDGGSSSIVFYNSDIQNYKDGKTRNYIPVLLSVYEN; translated from the coding sequence ATGGAAAAAATTATCTCGATACTTCTTTTTTTGTTGTTAGTTACAAATATTTTTGCTGCACAAGCCGTTTTTATTTCCCAAAGTAAAACACCAATTTATATTGACGCCATAAAAAATCAGGCATATTATTATATTAACGTTGATGAACTTGCAAAATACGATTCCATGGTAATTAATAAGACGTCAAGGATTATCTATGTTATATATAAAAAAGATGTGCTAGAAATTAGCTTAAATGATTATTATTCTAAAATTAATTTTATCGATAAGTATAATGACTCTGTTATTAGTATGAACGGTAAAGTGTATATTAGAAATGATGTTTTAGCCTCTTTTTTGAAGTTACAGTATTTTGAAAATTATGATAATATATTTTTCTTTTCTTCTTTACCTCAAATAACAGAATTAAAGGTTTTAACAAACGAGATATCTGTAACTTTTGATAGTTATTTAAATGAGCTCTCAATAAATCTAAACAAGATATCTGATGCTGGGGATTATTTGTTAACTATAAAACCAGTTGCACCTGTAACGAAAATCCCTTCTAATGCTGATTGTACTTATTCAAATAATACCTTTTATCTTCGATTTAGAAGCGATTTAAAATATAGCCTTAACATAGAAGGAAAAAGTCTTCAAGTTAAGTTAAATGGTAAAACTACAGAAGATAGTAAGCAAACAACTCAGCAAGTAGTAGTTCCTAAAACAAAGGATGGGATATCTTATTCAGAAAGAATAGAAACATTTAATGAACAACGAATTAAAATTTATCAATTATCCGTAGATCCAAAAAAATATAAGTTAAAGGTTGATCTTAATAACTTAGGAACCTATTCGAATGTAAGTACATTTTTGAAAAAGGAAAATCCTATTTTCTCAGTTAATGCCTCTTTTTTTGATACTCAGACTTTAGAACCAATAGGGAACATTATTTCTGAAGGAGAACTTTTACATTTAAGCTCTTATTCAAGGCCTGCATTGTTTATTAACGATAAGAATGAAGTTGATATTGACTATGTAAAATTAGAGTATCAAATTGAAATAGAAGGACTTCTTTTCTGGGTTAAATCGATAAACTCAAATTGGAAAGGCGATGTGAAATTATATACTAATCATTATAAAGGGAAGATTGAAGAAAGTGAAGATGCTTATATATTTCTCTTATTTAATGAAAAGAATCAACTAATATCAAAGGGCAAAACTACTCCAAAAGAAGGAGAAAAGCTCGTTCTTATAGACAAGAAGTATGAGAAATATCTGTCAAAAATAACAACAGGGTCTAAGATTAGCTTCTTATTAAAAAAGAGTGAGAATATAATCGGAAATCCGATTTTGTTACTAGAAGGTGGTCCTATTTTGTTGTATCCCAATTTTACTCAAGAACAGTATGAAAGCGAGAAGAGAAGTTATTCAAATGGTATAATATATGGGAAGACATCTAGAACTTTGGTTGCTATTGATCAAAAAGATATAATTACGTTTATGGTTATTGAAGGATATGATAATCCTGAATCTGGTTTAACTTATGATGAAGTGAGAAAATTCTTACTCAACATTGGAAGCTATGAAAAAGCTATGCTGTTAGATGGCGGGAGTTCTTCTATAGTTTTTTATAACTCGGATATACAAAACTATAAAGACGGAAAAACAAGAAATTATATTCCTGTATTATTAAGTGTATACGAAAATTAG
- a CDS encoding elongation factor G yields MSINNPNNKRIVGFFGHHWCGKTTMTDALLMSYATADRIGQRFLDRDPVEKEKEGTFSNHIFSLDVNDTRYYFFDTPGSAEFIGEIQVALTAVDNVVIVINASSGVEVTTERIWHMAQDLNKPIMFFVNQMDKDGVNFQHIIKDLKENFGDSIKIAPLQLPVGQGSSFNGVTDLLTKETYIYSDIKGHPTKQQEIPQDIEKLFNEYHSELIEDIVVNSEELMEKYFETGEEGLTIEEIKSAFHNAYVNHEVAPVLFGSGVKNIGLDRLIESIKDLGALPLERVFYSKDDQEIDLKNEDTLLGFIVKNEVDPFVGKMTYIRILRGSLKGGSTIYIVEENAKEKISHIYLPKYEKNEEIEEATAGDIVVIPKLKTSKINQTVSSIEIPFTIKLPEFPEPMISKSITPKSKNEIDKITDSLAKIAESDPTFKWEFDPETGETVISGMGTVHLEVMIEKLKKNFGINFEVGKPKIAYKETVRSKSQAEYKHKKQTGGHGQYGHVKIEIEPLERGQGYEFVDKIVGGVIPRNFIPSVDKGIREAMKKGVLAGYPVVDVRVTLFDGSYHEVDSSDISFQIAARNAFKIAMENDSPVILEPIMFVEIFVPNQYTGDVIGEVTARRGRPMGMESVGKGYDKIMAEVPLSEMLDFSPRLSSISSGKGYFNMKLSHYSEVSPDIQNKIIEEKRREEEAQNK; encoded by the coding sequence ATGAGCATTAACAATCCTAACAACAAAAGAATAGTCGGATTTTTTGGTCATCATTGGTGTGGAAAAACTACGATGACAGACGCTCTCTTGATGAGTTACGCTACGGCGGACAGAATAGGTCAAAGATTTTTAGACAGAGATCCAGTTGAAAAAGAAAAAGAAGGAACATTTTCGAATCATATATTTTCTTTGGATGTGAATGATACGAGATATTATTTTTTTGATACGCCTGGTTCAGCAGAATTTATTGGAGAAATTCAAGTAGCTTTAACAGCGGTAGATAATGTGGTAATTGTTATCAATGCATCTTCAGGTGTTGAAGTTACTACAGAAAGAATTTGGCATATGGCACAAGATTTAAACAAGCCAATAATGTTTTTTGTAAATCAAATGGACAAAGATGGTGTAAATTTTCAACATATAATAAAAGATTTAAAAGAAAATTTTGGAGATAGCATTAAGATTGCACCACTGCAATTACCAGTTGGGCAAGGATCATCTTTCAATGGGGTTACCGATCTTTTAACTAAAGAAACCTATATATACTCAGACATAAAAGGTCATCCCACAAAACAGCAAGAAATACCTCAAGATATTGAGAAACTTTTTAACGAATATCATTCTGAACTAATCGAAGATATAGTAGTAAATAGTGAAGAGTTAATGGAGAAATATTTTGAAACTGGCGAAGAAGGCTTAACTATAGAGGAAATAAAGTCAGCCTTTCATAATGCTTATGTAAACCATGAGGTCGCCCCAGTGCTTTTTGGATCAGGGGTTAAGAACATTGGATTAGATAGATTAATAGAGTCCATTAAAGATTTAGGAGCACTCCCTTTAGAAAGAGTATTCTATTCGAAAGATGATCAAGAAATAGACTTGAAAAATGAAGACACTCTTTTGGGATTTATAGTAAAAAATGAAGTTGATCCTTTTGTTGGTAAAATGACTTATATAAGGATTTTAAGAGGATCTTTAAAAGGTGGATCGACAATCTACATAGTTGAAGAAAATGCAAAGGAAAAGATCTCCCATATATATCTTCCAAAATATGAAAAAAACGAAGAAATAGAAGAGGCAACTGCGGGAGATATAGTTGTAATACCAAAATTAAAAACTAGTAAAATTAATCAGACCGTGTCTTCAATAGAAATTCCTTTTACGATAAAGCTACCTGAATTTCCTGAACCAATGATTTCTAAATCTATCACCCCAAAATCAAAGAATGAGATAGATAAAATTACAGATTCTTTAGCAAAAATTGCCGAATCCGATCCTACGTTTAAATGGGAGTTTGACCCTGAAACTGGAGAAACAGTTATAAGTGGCATGGGGACAGTCCACCTTGAGGTTATGATTGAAAAATTAAAGAAAAATTTTGGTATAAACTTTGAAGTTGGGAAACCTAAAATTGCTTACAAAGAAACCGTAAGAAGTAAGTCACAAGCAGAATATAAGCATAAAAAGCAAACCGGTGGACATGGTCAATATGGACATGTTAAGATTGAAATAGAACCTTTAGAAAGAGGTCAAGGATATGAATTTGTAGATAAAATTGTAGGAGGAGTCATTCCTCGAAACTTCATACCTTCTGTTGACAAAGGGATAAGGGAAGCAATGAAAAAAGGAGTTTTGGCCGGTTATCCAGTTGTTGATGTGAGAGTAACATTGTTTGATGGGTCATATCACGAAGTCGATTCTTCTGATATCTCTTTCCAAATTGCTGCTAGAAACGCTTTTAAAATAGCAATGGAAAATGATTCACCTGTGATTCTTGAACCTATAATGTTTGTGGAAATTTTCGTTCCTAATCAATATACAGGAGATGTTATAGGTGAAGTCACTGCAAGAAGAGGAAGACCTATGGGAATGGAATCGGTAGGAAAAGGCTATGATAAAATAATGGCAGAAGTTCCTTTGTCTGAGATGCTGGATTTTTCACCTAGACTCAGTTCCATTTCATCAGGTAAAGGATACTTTAATATGAAACTTTCACATTACTCTGAGGTGAGCCCTGATATACAAAACAAAATAATCGAAGAAAAAAGAAGGGAAGAAGAAGCACAAAACAAATAA